In Microcaecilia unicolor chromosome 1, aMicUni1.1, whole genome shotgun sequence, the following are encoded in one genomic region:
- the LOC115460521 gene encoding olfactory receptor 5A2-like — MNLSNRTSVFEFILIGFADFHNLQIFIFIAFLSIYVLTLLGNISIITIIKISPQLHIPMYFFISNLSFLDLCYSSTITPKTLVDLVLEIKGISVLGCAAQMYCFATLAIAECFLLAVMAYDRYVAICNPLLYLVVMKRKICILLVTSLYTVSMIISAIQTGNAYSVSFCGPNEINNFYCDPVAVLKLSCSDTFLKELLLASISMVVLSSSIIAVLLSYIYIISTILRIRSSEGRRKAFSTCASHFITVTLFFGTLVFMYVFPSSHYSLNKNRTVSVIYTMIIPMVNPMIYSLRNNDVKQAVKKVMKKKISS; from the coding sequence ATGAACCTAAGCAATCGAACCTCTGTGTTTGAGTTCATCTTGATAGGATTTGCTGACTTTCACAATCTACAGATTTTTATCTTCATAGCTTTTTTGTCCATTTATGTTCTTACTCTACTGGGAAACATCAGCATCATCACAATAATTAAGATTTCTCCTCAACTTCACATACCCATGTATTTTTTTATCAGCAACTTATCATTTTTAGATTTATGTTATTCCTCCACCATTACTCCAAAAACATTGGTAGACTTAGTACTGGAGATAAAAGGCATCTCTGTTCTCGGGTGTGCTGCACAAATGTATTGTTTTGCAACTTTGGCAATTGCAGAATGCTTCCTTCTTGCAGTGATGGCATACGATCGTTATGTGGCTATATGTAACCCACTACTTTATCTTGTGGTTATGAAGAGAAAGATTTGCATTCTACTAGTTACCAGTTTATACACAGTAAGCATGATAATTTCAGCTATACAAACAGGCAATGCCTATTCTGTATCATTCTGTGGTCCCAATGAGATTAATAATTTCTATTGTGATCCCGTTGCAGTTTTAAAGCTATCCTGCTCCGATACCTTCCTGAAGGAGCTATTGCTTGCTTCTATTTCTATGGTAGTTCTCTCATCAAGTATTATCGCAGTACTTCTCTCATATATTTACATTATCTCCACTATCCTGAGAATCCGCTCATCAGAGGGAAGACGCAAAGCCTTTTCCACATGTGCCTCCCATTTCATCACAGTGACTTTATTTTTTGGGACTCTTGTATTTATGTATGTTTTCCCTAGTTCTCATTACTCACTAAACAAAAATAGAACTGTTTCTGTGATTTATACAATGATAATTCCTATGGTGAACCCTATGATCTATAGTCTCAGGAACAATGATGTCAAACAAGCAGTGAAAAAAGTTATGAAGAAAAAAATATCTTCCTAA